GCATCATTGCATCTCATATCCGGTCCCAAACCGTACTCACGATATACTCCTCCTGCTCCCCAACAATAATCCTTGATATGAGGTGCTGTATAGAGTGTTGACATCTTTTCAATTGCTTTGCGGCCGATTACTCTGTTTCCATCGATGGAACCTCCCTGCTGCAGCATAATACCAAATCGACATAAATCATAAGCCGTACTTAGCATGGCTCCACCGGTACCGGGTATCTTCTCCCAGATTTCTTCTTCCTCGCTGGGCTTCACTCCTGCCAAGATATCGTAAATCTCGTTTTCTCTCTTTTCATTCGGAATATTTGTTCTCTTTACAACTTTATCAAAATCTTTAAAGAAATAGGTGTCTTTCATACCACAGGGTTTCACAATATGCTCCATGATATAATCATTCGCAAATTCTCCGCTGATTCTGGTAATAACCTCTCCAAGAATGACATAACCAAAGCTACAGTAAGCCCACTCTTCTCCCGGTTTTTTTCTCATACCGGTTCTCAGTGCAGAAGCAATCCAGTTCTTACCCCTTTCATGTTCAATAAATGCCCAGGGAGATACGAAGTATTTGTTAGGGAAGCAGTCCTCATCCGCTTGTAATCCGGAGGTATGTGAAAGTAAATGTGCTATGGTAATTTCATTAAAGGGTGACTCATTGAACTCATCAATAATTTCGCCAACCTTTTGATTCACACGAAGCTTACCGTCCTCAACTAACTGCCATATAGCGACCGCGGTAAACAGCTTTGTTATCGAAGCAATCGGCTGAATGGTATCCGGTGATATTTCTCTGGTGTCCTCTTCACGGAAGGACAGTTTTCCAATCGCATTATTCGCAAATACCTTACCATCCCTAGCCATACAATAGTTAGCCGAGAGAATCTTATTTCTATCAATTAAGTCCTGAAAAAAGCGATTTAGCGTGTCAATCCTCTGCTCATCATAACCAACATCCGATGCTTTGTAATCTGTTTTTAAACTAATCATACCCATACCCTCCTACAGAATAGAATTTAGTAATGATTTATCCTGCAATCACTACTATAGTAATAGTATATTTTCCCAGTAATATATTTACTTATTATACAATATACAGCAAGAAATGTAAAACCAAAAATCATTTAGAAAACCATTTGCAAATTGTGGTTTCGTGAGATACAATGTACTCGATTATGATTACCTTAACAAAGAAATATTTACATATTGTAATTTTTTGCCGCTGACATACGGCGAAAGGGAGGAATATATATGACGTATAAAACATCTGGCGTATGTAGTAGAGAAATCACCTTTGACATAGACGAAAAAACCAACACCATTAAAGAGGTTACCTTTTTGGGTGGCTGTTCTGGCAATGCAAATGGACTATCCCGTCTATTAGTTGGTATGAATGTGGACGATGTGATTCAGAAGCTTGACGGTGTGACCTGTGGCTTTAAGTCTACTTCCTGCCCGGATCAATTGGCAAAAGCGTTAAAGAAGTGGAGGTCTTAATAGTGAAACGAATTGTATTAACCGGAGGGGGAACTGCCGGCCATGTAACCCCCTGTATTGCCTTAATGCCGGAATTAAAAAATTGTGGTTATGAAATTCAATATATAGGTTCCTACAATGGGATTGAAAAGAAGCTGATTGAGGAATATAATATCCCGTATCATGGGATCTCCTCTGGAAAATTAAGAAGGTATTTTGACCCTAAGAATTTTTCAGATCCCTTTAAAGTAGTCAAAGGTTATTTTGAAGCTTCCAGGCTGCTTAAGAAAATCAGGCCGGATATTGTTTTTTCAAAAGGTGGTTTTGTTACCGTTCCGGTCGTGATGGCCGCAAAAAGGCATAAAATACCGGTAATTATACATGAATCCGATATGACCCCTGGTTTAGCCAATAAACTTGCCTTACCGGCTGCTAAAAAAGTATGTGTTAATTTCCCTGAAACTCTCAATTATTTACCGAAAGACAAGGCTGTTCTTACCGGGACCCCTATTCGCAAGGAGCTCTTTTCGGGAAATAAAATTCGAGGGCTGGATTACTGTGGTTTTACCGCTAATAAGCCCGTTATATTAGTCATTGGCGGAAGTACCGGCTCCAGAGCCATCAACGAAGTGATACGCGGTATGCTGCCCACCTTATTACGGGATTATCAGGTCATACATCTGTGTGGAAAAGGTAATCTGGATGAAACGCTAAAGGGTACCTCTGGATATGTACAATATGAATATAGCAAACGTGAATTAAGTGATTTGTTTGCAGCTACAGATTTGGTGATATCAAGGGCAGGTGCTAATGCGATATGTGAGATTCTTGCATTACGTAAGCCCAATATCCTGATACCTTTGCCAGCTGCTTCTAGTCGCGGTGATCAAATTTTAAATGCAGAATCTTTTGAACGCCAGGGTTACTCCTACGTTCTTAAAGAAGAGGATTTAAGTCCATCCCGACTCCTTTCCGCAATTGACACAGTTATGGAAAAAAGACAGGAATATGTGGATACCATGTCAAAAAGTAACCTGAATAATTCCATTGAGACCATTGTACAGCTAATACAAACTGTATCTGAAAATAAATAGAATTTTCTTGAATGTATCATTATAATATAACCAAATAAAGAGTCTCTATAAGATCCTATCAACCTCCTCCAAGCAAGGACCTTGGCACGAATCTTATAGAGACTTTTCGTATCAATCACAGTAATTCCTACGAGCTAGATATCTGAATTACTGGATTAAGCAACATTTCCTGGTTGAATCCTTTACACAAGTAGGTATTTGGACTCTGTTCTTCAACGCTTGCAGTATATATCCGGAATTTAAGAAATTGTACTCACCGGTACTTAGGTTCTGTTCCTTAGAACCTTATGTACCGATGAAAACCGATGAACAGGAGCAGAAAATATATCCAGAGTGGAGTATTTGCACTCGTCGGTACTTAGACTCTGTTCTTTAGAGTCTTACGTACCGCTACGTAGTGCAATTAAGCGCAAGCGGCTCCACGGCGGATATATTTCTTGCTCCTGTTCATCGGTTTTTCTATCTCACATAGTACTTACTTTACTCCCACATTAAAGGATTCGGCTTGCAATGGCTGCCGCAAGAGCTGCTGCCTCTCCTTCTGCGTAGCTGTCCTTTTTCCAATCAATCTGAACCGGATCTCCATTATATCTGGGGATAAGGTGGATATGGAAATGAAATACCGTCTGACCTGCTGCTTCTCCATTATTCTGAAGAAGATTGATTCCGTCACAGTTCAGCTCTGTCTGCATCGCTACGGCTACTTTACGGGCAACCAATAATGCTTTTTCTGCAGTTTCATTATCCAGATCAAATAAATTCGCACTATGTTTCTTCGGTAATATTATCGCATGCCCTTTCGCTGCGGGCGAGATATCCATAATTACCTTAAAATCTCCATCCTCATAAATCGTAGCCGAAGGAATCTCTCCGGCAATAATCTTACAGAAAATACAACTACTCTGCATAAAAACCCTCCTTCACGCCTTGTTCTAAGTAATATAATTTTAATACACCTTGTGTACTGGTATGTCGATTACTGTAGCATTCTTTATATTGCAACATTTTCCATATTTTGATACTATGATTTAGATAACTTGTAAATTTTATGAAATCTATTAGGGGGCGTTATAATGTTTTCTGAATACAATAATGATACTCTGGCCAGTATGGTCAAATCCAATCCTGAATTCGATACCATGATTAAAACGATTATCGAGCAAAATAAACAGACAACCTCTACCTTTGTCCATGAGTTACGCAATCCTTTATCTCTTCTTAAAGGTACCGTACAATATATTGAATCAAAGCATCCTGAGGTAAAGGAATTCAAGTACTGGGATCAAATGCAGGACCTGATCAATGATATGGAGCATCTCATGGCTGATGTCTCGCTACTGAACACCTTTAATTACGTAAATAAAGAAAACACCGATCTCATTACTATGATAAACAATATCATCAACAGCTTTATGCCTAATGCCATTACGAATCAGATAAAATTAAGCCTTACCATAGATCCTTCCAGCGAGAAATATTTTACTTCTTACTACTGTGATGCAATTAAAATAAAGCAGGCCTTCGGAAACCTAATAAAGAACGCTTTAGAAGCTACTGAACCGGGCAATTATATCCATATATCCCTGAAGTACATACCGTCCGAAGAACCACTCCCTTCTAAGCTTTCCTTTGAATTCAGCAACAATGGCCAGCCCATTCCTGAGGGTAACATAGAATGTATCTTTAATCCCTTTGTCACTTACAAAAAGGGTGGCACTGGAGTTGGTCTTGCTCTTGTAAAGAAGGTAGTTGATCTTCATTATGGTACCATCTG
The nucleotide sequence above comes from Variimorphobacter saccharofermentans. Encoded proteins:
- a CDS encoding serine hydrolase domain-containing protein; its protein translation is MISLKTDYKASDVGYDEQRIDTLNRFFQDLIDRNKILSANYCMARDGKVFANNAIGKLSFREEDTREISPDTIQPIASITKLFTAVAIWQLVEDGKLRVNQKVGEIIDEFNESPFNEITIAHLLSHTSGLQADEDCFPNKYFVSPWAFIEHERGKNWIASALRTGMRKKPGEEWAYCSFGYVILGEVITRISGEFANDYIMEHIVKPCGMKDTYFFKDFDKVVKRTNIPNEKRENEIYDILAGVKPSEEEEIWEKIPGTGGAMLSTAYDLCRFGIMLQQGGSIDGNRVIGRKAIEKMSTLYTAPHIKDYCWGAGGVYREYGLGPDMRCNDASLYSKGTFFHEGAGGCCIIIDPKEKLVAAWFIPFINDVWCPEPLYNAAAVMWSGLI
- a CDS encoding TIGR03905 family TSCPD domain-containing protein, with product MTYKTSGVCSREITFDIDEKTNTIKEVTFLGGCSGNANGLSRLLVGMNVDDVIQKLDGVTCGFKSTSCPDQLAKALKKWRS
- a CDS encoding undecaprenyldiphospho-muramoylpentapeptide beta-N-acetylglucosaminyltransferase, whose protein sequence is MKRIVLTGGGTAGHVTPCIALMPELKNCGYEIQYIGSYNGIEKKLIEEYNIPYHGISSGKLRRYFDPKNFSDPFKVVKGYFEASRLLKKIRPDIVFSKGGFVTVPVVMAAKRHKIPVIIHESDMTPGLANKLALPAAKKVCVNFPETLNYLPKDKAVLTGTPIRKELFSGNKIRGLDYCGFTANKPVILVIGGSTGSRAINEVIRGMLPTLLRDYQVIHLCGKGNLDETLKGTSGYVQYEYSKRELSDLFAATDLVISRAGANAICEILALRKPNILIPLPAASSRGDQILNAESFERQGYSYVLKEEDLSPSRLLSAIDTVMEKRQEYVDTMSKSNLNNSIETIVQLIQTVSENK
- a CDS encoding sensor histidine kinase, translating into MFSEYNNDTLASMVKSNPEFDTMIKTIIEQNKQTTSTFVHELRNPLSLLKGTVQYIESKHPEVKEFKYWDQMQDLINDMEHLMADVSLLNTFNYVNKENTDLITMINNIINSFMPNAITNQIKLSLTIDPSSEKYFTSYYCDAIKIKQAFGNLIKNALEATEPGNYIHISLKYIPSEEPLPSKLSFEFSNNGQPIPEGNIECIFNPFVTYKKGGTGVGLALVKKVVDLHYGTICVDSNPGKTTFLIQLPL
- a CDS encoding HIT family protein, yielding MQSSCIFCKIIAGEIPSATIYEDGDFKVIMDISPAAKGHAIILPKKHSANLFDLDNETAEKALLVARKVAVAMQTELNCDGINLLQNNGEAAGQTVFHFHIHLIPRYNGDPVQIDWKKDSYAEGEAAALAAAIASRIL